Proteins from a genomic interval of Oncorhynchus clarkii lewisi isolate Uvic-CL-2024 chromosome 13, UVic_Ocla_1.0, whole genome shotgun sequence:
- the LOC139424358 gene encoding uncharacterized protein, with product MVLRTAGSVLVVFLWSVAVVLGQDGWSVTYTTQSICTLKGSTVDLFCSYTYPRGKVTTTFWFTKMEAGKEPKDLGQDPDYAGRLEYHGDKKKDCTLRISDLRESDSVTYKFRFITDQTRGKYYGDPGVTLSVTALQVKITSKTWPNWVTLTCSTTCTLTDNPTYIWYRNGHKVKEDTSSQYSDYLRNADSYSCALKGHEDLHSPAVCVQGQSCNRVTYTKRRICVLKGSTVDISCTYVGYYSTTSSFWFRSDKSTPEDLTRDPGYAGRVKYTGTYRGPFTLRITDLREEDSAEYRFTFKTNNIEWGHSFPGTTLSVTGLQVKVTPAAEGQKRLTCITTCTLTDNPTYIWYKNGQRLDEPTSQQHSSNMLVVWDSTVDIYSCAVEGHEALHSPVVCFQVKVTPKQYSMYKTLTCSTTCILTGNPTYTWYKNGQHLDESTSPQYKDPVSSNYEDSYSCAVKGHEDLLSPAVCVQGQRCNRVTYTKRRICVLKESTVDISCTYVGYYSTTSSFWFRSDRLTPEDLTTDPGYAGRVKYPDKERWRYTGHSSLRITDLREEDSAEYRFTFKTYYFVWGHSFPGTTLSVTGLQVKVTPAAEGQKTLTCITTCTLTDNPTYIWYRNRQPIKEDSSPMYSISSEDADSYSCAVKDSDLSSPAVYKPKNTSVSVSPSGEIVEGSSVTLTCSSDANPPVQSYTWWYKKNGGDYQSMTGPQLVFNQIQSSVTEEYYCVSQNEMGTDRSRTINMDVKYKPKSTSVSVSPSGEIVEGSSVTLTCSSDANPPVDKYTWYKKNVTSPKASGQSYSITNIISEDSGEYYCETENKYGRLNSSSVSVDVQYGPKNTSVSVSPSGEIVEGSSVTLTCSSDANPPVDKYTWYKKNVTSPKASGQSYNITNIISEDRGEYYCEAQNRRGSRNSTTLMIILPGKQTSVVTAAVGIIVVVLVLILCLSGLMWFRKKASISTSDTRDISENVQGDSSPVYENVSSMSTAHTAAQTESTVDQDDVHYASVHFSSSKNQEVPLYSTVQLCKPQKQEEDVQYDAVKFNCPSNANRPTAAQAAEEDSSVLYSTVNKPEPRRPEHYKPRTEKTRTQQTQNLEDLNTTNPEPRRPEHNKPRTKKT from the exons ATGGTCTTGAGAACAGCAGGAAGTGTGTTggtggtctttctctggtctgtagcag TGGTACTGGGTCAGGATGGCTGGAGTGTTACATACACCACTCAGAGTATCTGTACCTTGAAGGGGTCAACAGTGGATCTGTTCTGCTCTTACACATATCCCAGAGGTAAAGTCACAACAACCTTCTGGTTCACTAAAATGGAGGCTGGTAAAGAACCTAAAGATCTAGGTCAGGACCCAGATTATGCAGGTCGTCTGGAGTATCATGGGGATAAGAAGAAAGACTGTACCCTGAGAATATCAGACCTGAGAGAGAGTGACTCAGTTACGTACAAGTTCAGATTCATAACAGATCAGACCAGAGGGAAATATTATGGAGAtcctggagtcactctgtctgttacag CTCTGCAGGTGAAGATAACTTCTAAAACTTGGCCAAATTGGGTGACACTGACCTGTagcaccacctgtactctgaCTGACAACCCCACCTACATCTGGTATAGGAACGGACACAAAGTAAAGGAAGACACTTCCAGCCAGTACTCAGACTACCTTAGAAATGCAGACAGTTACTCCTGTGCTTTAAAAGGCCATGAGGATCTCCACTCTCCTGCAGTGT GTGTTCAGGGTCAGAGCTGCAACAGAGTGACTTACACCAAGAGGAGAATCTGTGTCTTGAAGGGGTCAACAGTGGACATATCCTGTACTTATGTTGGTTATTATTCCACCACATCATCATTCTGGTTTAGAAGTGATAAGTCGACCCCTGAAGACCTAACCAGAGACCCAGGGTATGCAGGTCGTGTGAAGTACACTGGAACATACAGAGGTCCCTTCACCCTGAGAATCACAGATCTGAGAGAGGAGGACTCAGCTGAGTATCGCTTCACTTTTAAAACAAACAACATTGAATGGGGTCATAGTTTCCCAGGAACAACTCTGTCTGTCACAG GTCTGCAGGTGAAGGTGActcctgctgcagagggacagaaGAGACTGACCTGTATCACCACCTGTACTCTGACTGACAACCCCACCTACATCTGGTACAAGAACGGACAACGTCTAGATGAGCCCACTTCCCAACAACACTCTAGTAATATGCTGGTGGTCTGGGATTCTACTGTGGACATTTACTCCTGTGCTGTTGAAGGTCACGAGGCTCTCCACTCTCCTGTAGTTT GTTTTCAGGTGAAGGTGACTCCTAAACAGTATTCAATGTATAAGACACTGACCTGTAGCACCACCTGTATTCTGACTGGTAACCCCACATACACCTGGTACAAGAACGGACAACATCTAGATGAGAGCACCTCCCCCCAGTACAAAGACCCAGTCTCCAGTAACTATGAAGACAGCTACTCCTGTGCTGTAAAAGGCCATGAggatctcctctctcctgcagtgt GTGTTCAGGGTCAGAGATGCAACAGAGTGACTTACACCAAGAGGAGAATCTGTGTCTTGAAGGAGTCAACAGTGGACATATCCTGTACTTATGTTGGTTATTATTCCACCACATCATCATTCTGGTTTAGAAGTGATAGGTTGACACCAGAGGACCTAACCACAGACCCAGGGTATGCAGGTCGTGTGAAGTACCCTgacaaagagagatggagatacacTGGTCACTCCAGTCTGAGAATCACAGATCTGAGAGAGGAGGACTCAGCTGAGTATCGCTTCACTTTTAAAACATACTACTTTGTCTGGGGTCATAGTTTCCCAGGAACAACTCTGTCTGTCACAG GTCTGCAGGTGAAGGTGActcctgctgcagagggacagaaGACACTGACCTGTATCACCACCTGTACTCTGACTGACAACCCCACCTACATCTGGTACAGGAACAGACAACCTATAAAAGAGGACTCCTCCCCCATGTACTCCATCAGCAGTGAGGATGCAGACAGCTACTCCTGTGCTGTAAAAGACAGTGATCTCAGCTCTCCTGCAGTGT ATAAACCGAAGAACACctcagtgtcagtcagtccctctggtgaaatagtggagggcagttcagtgactctgacctgcagcagtgatGCCAACCCACCTGTGCAGAGTTACACCTGGTGGTACAAGAAGAATGGAGGTGACTATCAGAGTATGACAGGACCACAGCTTGTCTTCAATCAAATCCAGTCATCTGTCACTGAAGAGTACTACTGTGTGTCCCAGAATGAGATGGGGACAGACAGGTCTAGGACCATTAACATGGATGTGAAGT ATAAACCAAAGAGCACctcagtgtcagtcagtccctctggtgaaatagtggagggcagttcagtgactctgacctgcagcagtgatGCCAACCCACCTGTGGACAAATACACCTGGTACAAGAAGAACGTAACCTCACCAAAAGCATCAGGACAGAGTTACAGCATCACTAACATCATCTCTGAGGACAGTGGAGAATATTACTGTGAGACTGAGAATAAATATGGACGTCTCAACTCTTCTTCTGTGTCTGTGGACGTTCAGT ACGGCCCAAAGAACACctcagtgtcagtcagtccctctggtgaaatagtggagggcagttcagtgactctgacctgcagcagtgatGCCAACCCACCTGTGGACAAATACACCTGGTACAAGAAGAACGTAACCTCACCAAAAGCATCAGGACAGAGTTACAACATCACTAACATCATctctgaggacagaggagaataCTACTGTGAGGCCCAGAATAGAAGAGGATCTAGGAACTCTACAACTCTGATGATCATTTTACCAG GGAAACAAACCTCAGTTGTGACTGCAGCTGTAGGAATCATAGTGGTGGTTCTGGttctcatcctctgtctctctggactCATGTGGTTCAG GAAGAAGGCCTCCATATCCACCTCTGACACAAGAGACATATCAGAGAATGTACAG ggagactcTAGTCCAGTGTATGAAAACGTCTCAAGCATGTCCACAGCCCATACTGCAGCACAGACAGAGTCCACCGTCGACCAGGACGATGTCCACTACGCCAGCGTCCACTTCTCTAGCTCCAAAAACCAGGAAGTGCCTCTGTACTCCACCGTCCAGCTGTGTAAACCCCAGAAACAGGAAGAGGATGTCCAGTACGATGCTGTGAAATTCAACTGCCCCAGTAATGCCAACCG ACCCACAGCAGCACAAGCAGCTGAGGAGGACTCCTCTGTTCTCTACAGTACAGTCAACAAACCtgaaccaagaagacctgaacatTACAAACCCAGAACCGAGAAGACCcgaacacaacaaacccagaacctggaagacctgaacacaacaaacccagaaccaagaagacccgaacacaacaaacccagaaccaagaagacctga